A single region of the Gracilibacillus caseinilyticus genome encodes:
- a CDS encoding KTSC domain-containing protein, translating into MLRTTTFDRNLWQLTTFESISYDKEEQILIIHFLDETTLKFDSIPENLVFEFILTTNKDYFIETKLKPLQYTT; encoded by the coding sequence ATGTTGAGAACCACTACATTTGACCGAAATCTATGGCAGTTAACAACCTTCGAATCGATAAGCTATGATAAAGAGGAACAAATTTTAATAATTCACTTTCTCGATGAGACCACGCTAAAGTTCGATTCTATCCCTGAAAACCTGGTGTTTGAATTTATCTTAACGACGAACAAAGATTATTTCATTGAAACAAAACTGAAACCATTACAATATACAACGTAG
- a CDS encoding DUF1292 domain-containing protein, protein MALEEKERIIIPDENGEEHLFEVLFTFDVDETEQSYVAVVPADQKEDEEVEVFAFRYEENDNEEDLALFQIESDEEWDMVEEVLNTIADEDLTE, encoded by the coding sequence TTGGCACTAGAAGAAAAAGAACGAATTATCATACCAGATGAAAATGGTGAAGAGCACTTGTTTGAAGTGTTGTTTACATTTGACGTGGACGAAACAGAGCAGTCGTATGTTGCCGTAGTACCGGCAGATCAAAAAGAAGATGAGGAAGTAGAAGTCTTTGCTTTCCGCTATGAGGAAAATGATAACGAAGAGGACCTGGCACTGTTCCAAATTGAATCAGATGAAGAATGGGACATGGTAGAAGAAGTACTTAACACTATCGCAGACGAAGACTTAACCGAATAA
- a CDS encoding IreB family regulatory phosphoprotein, protein MDGMDKTMKFDFSEEPIEQNVEEVLLVVYNALEEKGYHPINQIVGYLLSGDPAYIPRHKDARNLIRRIERDEIIEELVKYYISANKK, encoded by the coding sequence ATGGATGGAATGGACAAGACAATGAAATTTGATTTTTCAGAAGAGCCCATTGAACAGAATGTTGAAGAAGTGTTATTGGTAGTTTATAATGCTCTGGAAGAAAAGGGGTACCATCCGATCAATCAAATTGTTGGATACTTATTATCCGGGGATCCAGCATATATTCCAAGACACAAGGATGCACGCAATTTAATAAGGAGAATTGAGCGCGATGAAATCATTGAAGAACTTGTTAAATATTACATCAGCGCAAACAAAAAATAA
- the alaS gene encoding alanine--tRNA ligase has product MKQLTSAEVRQMFLDFFKEKGHGVEPSASLVPKDDPTLLWINSGVATLKKYFDGRVVPQNPRITNAQKSIRTNDITNVGYTARHHTFFEMLGNFSIGDYFKEEAIEFAWEFLTSEKWIGFDPEKLSVTVHPEDEEAYLLWKDKIGLPEDRIIRLEENFWDIGEGPSGPNTEIFYDRGEAYGNDANDSELYPGGENERYLEIWNLVFSEFNHNPDDTYTPLPKKNIDTGMGLERLVSVIQHTQTNFETDLFLPIIKETEKYANTSYLANVDTDVSFKVIADHIRTVSFAVSDGALPSNEGRGYVLRRLLRRAVRYAKQIGIDKPFMYKLVPTVGSIMEAFYPDVKNKGDFIQNVIKTEEERFHETLQEGLHILNQIVEQEKAKGSTIFPGEEVFRLYDTYGFPKELTEEYVGEAGFTIDEQAFEKGMEKQRDRARNARQKVDSMQIQDSVLSDINAESQFVGYDQLEVETKVIALVSGKDLVSEATDSEAYLMLESTPFYAESGGQIADKGLLSFENGNAEVLDVQKAPNGQNLHRVKLQGTIANGQTIQAKVDQTSRQYIIKNHSATHLLHQALKDVLGEHVNQAGSLVAGERLRFDFSHFGAITEQEIIEIEQIVNEKIWDSIPVTISNKSISEAKEMGAMALFGEKYGDVVRVVEMGGYSIELCGGCHVNNTAEIGLFKIVSESGIGAGTRRIEAVTAKGAYQFVNGKHHLLQTAATQLKTKEDQVPERLDQIFKEMKEQQRQVESLRAKLSQYEASSILDDVKEVNGVQYLAKKVDVSDMNQLRQMVDDMKQKLESGIILLAAVNNDKVQLASGVTKDLVNKGYHAGNLIKETAQICGGGGGGRPDMAQAGGKDASKLADALGYVEKYVQTAL; this is encoded by the coding sequence ATGAAGCAATTAACATCTGCTGAGGTTCGTCAAATGTTCTTGGACTTTTTTAAGGAAAAAGGACATGGTGTTGAACCAAGTGCGTCATTAGTACCGAAAGATGATCCTACTTTATTATGGATCAACAGTGGTGTAGCCACATTAAAAAAATATTTTGATGGAAGAGTCGTACCGCAAAATCCACGTATTACTAATGCACAGAAGTCTATTCGTACCAATGATATTACTAATGTCGGCTATACAGCACGTCACCACACATTCTTTGAAATGTTAGGGAACTTCTCAATTGGTGATTATTTCAAGGAAGAAGCAATCGAATTCGCATGGGAATTTCTGACCAGTGAAAAATGGATTGGTTTTGATCCAGAAAAATTATCTGTTACCGTTCACCCGGAAGATGAAGAAGCCTACTTGTTATGGAAAGATAAAATCGGTTTACCTGAGGATCGTATTATTCGACTTGAGGAGAATTTCTGGGATATTGGTGAAGGGCCAAGTGGTCCGAATACGGAAATCTTTTATGATCGTGGTGAAGCATATGGTAATGATGCCAATGATTCTGAACTTTATCCAGGTGGGGAAAATGAACGCTATTTAGAAATTTGGAATCTTGTATTCTCCGAATTTAACCATAATCCAGATGATACGTATACACCATTACCGAAGAAAAACATTGATACCGGTATGGGACTAGAACGACTTGTTAGTGTTATTCAACATACACAAACTAATTTTGAAACAGACTTGTTTTTACCAATTATTAAAGAAACGGAAAAATATGCGAATACGAGTTACCTGGCAAATGTGGATACAGATGTCTCATTTAAGGTGATCGCGGACCATATTCGTACCGTATCGTTCGCAGTCAGTGATGGTGCATTGCCATCTAATGAGGGACGAGGATATGTGCTGCGTCGTTTATTGAGACGTGCGGTCCGCTATGCGAAACAAATTGGAATTGACAAGCCATTTATGTATAAACTTGTTCCGACTGTAGGATCCATTATGGAAGCATTTTATCCAGATGTGAAAAACAAAGGCGACTTTATTCAGAATGTGATCAAAACAGAAGAAGAGCGATTCCATGAAACGTTACAAGAAGGTTTGCATATTCTAAATCAGATTGTCGAGCAGGAAAAAGCAAAAGGTAGTACCATTTTTCCAGGTGAAGAAGTGTTCCGTCTATATGATACTTATGGATTCCCGAAAGAATTAACGGAGGAATATGTGGGCGAAGCGGGGTTTACGATTGATGAACAAGCGTTTGAAAAAGGAATGGAAAAACAGCGTGATCGTGCACGTAATGCACGTCAAAAAGTAGATTCTATGCAGATTCAAGATAGTGTATTAAGTGATATTAATGCAGAGAGTCAATTTGTAGGATACGATCAGTTGGAAGTGGAGACGAAAGTTATTGCACTTGTTTCAGGAAAGGATCTTGTTTCTGAAGCAACAGACAGTGAAGCGTATCTTATGTTAGAAAGCACGCCGTTTTATGCAGAGAGCGGTGGTCAAATTGCCGATAAAGGATTGCTGTCATTTGAGAATGGCAATGCGGAAGTATTAGATGTCCAAAAAGCACCAAACGGACAAAATCTTCATCGTGTAAAGCTGCAAGGAACGATTGCTAATGGACAAACAATTCAAGCAAAAGTCGATCAGACATCCCGTCAGTATATTATAAAAAATCACTCCGCTACTCACTTATTACATCAAGCGTTAAAAGATGTATTAGGAGAACATGTCAATCAGGCAGGTTCACTGGTAGCTGGTGAACGATTAAGATTTGACTTCTCTCATTTCGGAGCCATTACAGAGCAAGAAATCATCGAAATTGAGCAAATTGTAAATGAAAAAATTTGGGATTCCATTCCCGTTACGATTAGTAATAAGTCAATTAGTGAAGCAAAAGAAATGGGTGCAATGGCTCTATTTGGTGAGAAATATGGTGATGTCGTACGTGTTGTAGAGATGGGTGGATATAGTATCGAGCTGTGTGGTGGATGCCATGTTAATAATACTGCTGAAATCGGACTATTTAAAATTGTATCAGAATCTGGTATTGGCGCAGGAACTCGCAGAATAGAGGCCGTAACAGCTAAAGGCGCTTATCAATTTGTCAATGGGAAGCATCACCTGTTACAGACAGCAGCTACCCAATTGAAAACGAAAGAAGATCAGGTACCAGAAAGACTGGACCAGATTTTCAAAGAAATGAAAGAACAGCAGCGTCAAGTGGAGTCTTTGCGCGCTAAATTATCCCAATACGAAGCCTCTTCTATTTTAGATGACGTAAAAGAAGTAAACGGTGTTCAATATTTAGCTAAAAAAGTCGATGTAAGTGATATGAATCAATTACGCCAAATGGTAGATGATATGAAACAGAAGCTCGAATCTGGTATTATTTTGCTTGCAGCAGTTAATAATGACAAAGTACAGCTTGCTTCAGGTGTGACGAAAGACCTTGTCAATAAAGGCTATCATGCTGGGAACTTAATTAAAGAGACCGCACAAATCTGTGGAGGAGGAGGCGGCGGCCGTCCAGACATGGCACAAGCTGGAGGGAAAGATGCCAGTAAATTGGCCGATGCATTAGGTTATGTGGAAAAATATGTCCAAACAGCACTATAA
- the udk gene encoding uridine kinase, with product MSKEKPVIIGVAGGSGSGKTSVTKAIQNRFRDQSVLVIEQDYYYKDQSEMPMEERLQTNYDHPLAFDHDLLIEHIKQLSEHQSVDKPVYDYTMHTRSDRVIPIEPKDVIIIEGILILDDPRLVELMDIKVFVDTDADLRIIRRLLRDIKERGRSIDSVINQYIQTVRPAHLQFIEPTKRYADVIIPEGGQNEVAIDLLATKIEKILDLE from the coding sequence ATGAGTAAGGAAAAACCCGTAATAATAGGCGTTGCAGGCGGATCTGGATCGGGAAAGACGTCTGTAACCAAAGCTATTCAAAATCGCTTTCGAGATCAATCTGTGCTTGTTATAGAGCAAGACTATTATTATAAAGATCAGTCAGAGATGCCGATGGAAGAAAGACTGCAAACAAACTATGATCACCCACTCGCATTTGATCATGATTTATTAATTGAACATATTAAACAATTGTCGGAGCATCAATCTGTCGATAAACCAGTATACGATTATACAATGCATACGCGTTCCGATCGGGTCATCCCTATTGAACCAAAAGATGTGATCATTATCGAAGGTATACTCATACTTGATGACCCACGATTAGTGGAATTGATGGATATCAAAGTATTTGTCGATACAGATGCGGATTTGCGTATCATCCGCAGACTATTACGTGACATTAAAGAACGTGGCCGCTCGATCGATTCCGTCATCAATCAGTATATTCAAACGGTTCGCCCGGCTCACTTACAATTTATAGAACCGACAAAACGATATGCAGATGTGATTATCCCAGAAGGTGGTCAGAACGAGGTTGCAATCGATTTGTTAGCGACAAAAATTGAAAAAATACTTGATTTAGAGTAG
- the mtnN gene encoding 5'-methylthioadenosine/S-adenosylhomocysteine nucleosidase — MIGIIGAMDEEVELLKSKMEIKDTEHIANGEFYIGQLEGKEVVLLKSGIGKVNAAISTTILFERYQPDFVINTGSAGGFHSDLEVGDLVISTEVAHHDVDVTAFDYKYGQVPGLPATFHADPVLIEKAMLAAKQLTDVAAMKGLISTGDTFMQEAERVQFVREKFPDMIASEMEAAAVAQVCYQYKRPFVIIRALSDIAGKESSVSFDAFLEKAATHAATIIIDVVKNIDE; from the coding sequence ATGATTGGTATCATCGGGGCAATGGATGAAGAAGTTGAGCTGTTAAAAAGTAAAATGGAGATTAAGGATACGGAACATATAGCGAATGGTGAATTCTATATCGGTCAGTTAGAAGGAAAAGAAGTGGTGCTCCTGAAATCGGGTATTGGAAAAGTTAATGCTGCTATATCTACTACTATTTTATTTGAAAGATATCAACCTGATTTTGTTATCAATACAGGTTCAGCAGGAGGGTTTCATAGTGATCTAGAGGTCGGCGATCTTGTTATTTCGACAGAAGTCGCGCACCATGATGTGGATGTTACAGCCTTTGATTATAAGTACGGTCAGGTTCCAGGTTTACCTGCCACTTTTCACGCTGATCCTGTATTAATTGAAAAGGCCATGCTTGCTGCAAAGCAATTAACAGATGTTGCAGCAATGAAAGGCTTAATTAGTACAGGTGATACGTTCATGCAGGAGGCAGAACGTGTTCAGTTTGTAAGGGAGAAATTCCCTGACATGATTGCTTCTGAAATGGAAGCAGCAGCTGTCGCGCAAGTATGTTACCAATATAAACGACCGTTTGTTATTATTCGTGCCTTGTCAGACATTGCTGGTAAAGAGTCCTCCGTTTCTTTCGATGCATTCTTGGAAAAAGCAGCCACACATGCTGCTACTATTATTATTGATGTTGTCAAAAATATAGATGAATAA
- the ruvX gene encoding Holliday junction resolvase RuvX, whose translation MSKVLGLDVGSKTIGVAISDALGWTAQGLKTIYWNEPDFQSVQETFKQLIDDHTIEKAVVGLPKNMDGSIGFRGEASQEFAKFLESTFSLQIVMWDERLTTMAAERVLLEADVSRSKRKKVIDKMAAVMILQGYLDSQP comes from the coding sequence ATGAGTAAGGTATTAGGGTTAGATGTAGGTTCCAAGACTATTGGAGTAGCCATTAGTGATGCATTGGGATGGACGGCTCAAGGATTAAAGACGATCTATTGGAATGAGCCCGATTTCCAATCTGTACAAGAAACGTTTAAACAGTTAATTGATGACCATACTATTGAGAAAGCGGTAGTTGGCTTACCGAAGAACATGGATGGTTCCATCGGTTTTCGTGGCGAAGCTTCGCAGGAATTTGCAAAGTTTTTAGAATCCACTTTTTCCTTGCAAATAGTGATGTGGGATGAACGACTGACGACAATGGCTGCCGAAAGGGTACTGTTAGAAGCAGATGTCAGTCGTTCCAAACGAAAAAAAGTGATAGACAAGATGGCGGCAGTAATGATTTTACAAGGCTATCTGGACAGTCAACCATAA
- the sigK gene encoding RNA polymerase sporulation sigma factor SigK: MSILFGILAIIKEALFFVAYVKNNTFPQPLSPKEEAEMIEKMQDGDENARNTLIEHNLRLVAHIVKKFENTGEDAEDLISIGTIGLIKGIESYSSGKGTKLATYAARCIENEILMHLRAMKKTKKDISLQDPIGQDKEGNEISLIDILEAENEDITEAIQLHMELKKIQKYLRVLDKREKEVIIARFGLGKTDELTQREIAKKLKISRSYVSRIEKRALMKVFHEYYRNELK, from the coding sequence TTGTCAATTTTATTTGGCATTTTAGCGATTATCAAGGAAGCACTATTCTTTGTTGCTTACGTTAAAAACAATACGTTTCCTCAGCCACTCTCTCCTAAAGAAGAGGCGGAAATGATTGAAAAAATGCAAGATGGCGATGAAAACGCCCGCAACACATTAATCGAACATAATTTACGATTAGTGGCTCATATCGTTAAGAAATTTGAGAACACTGGTGAAGATGCAGAGGATTTGATCTCCATCGGAACGATCGGTCTCATAAAAGGCATTGAGAGCTATTCTAGTGGCAAAGGAACCAAACTAGCCACTTATGCCGCTAGATGTATTGAGAACGAAATACTGATGCATTTACGAGCCATGAAGAAGACGAAGAAGGATATCTCATTGCAAGATCCAATTGGCCAGGATAAAGAAGGCAATGAAATTAGTTTAATTGATATTTTAGAAGCGGAAAATGAAGATATTACTGAGGCTATCCAACTTCATATGGAATTGAAAAAAATTCAAAAATACTTACGTGTACTTGATAAACGTGAAAAAGAAGTAATCATAGCTAGGTTTGGATTGGGCAAAACGGATGAATTAACACAACGTGAAATTGCGAAAAAACTAAAAATATCACGCAGCTATGTCTCCCGTATTGAAAAAAGAGCTTTAATGAAAGTCTTTCATGAATATTACCGTAACGAATTAAAATAG
- a CDS encoding O-methyltransferase translates to MYSKEIISYLNDIAPESENWVQALEEEAIEHHVPIMDKQGISILQQLVRLHQPVKILEIGTAIGYSALRMLEAHPQASIVTVERDQQMYERAIHNIERQQKQQNVDVILGDALEKETEILAKGPYNIIFIDAAKGQYRRFFESYLPALKSNGMIITDNVLFRGLVADASEAPKRLQNLANKIDQYNQWLLQHPSFHTTILPVGDGIAISIKKNE, encoded by the coding sequence GTGTATTCAAAAGAAATTATTTCCTACTTAAATGATATAGCGCCAGAATCCGAGAATTGGGTGCAGGCATTGGAAGAAGAAGCTATTGAGCACCATGTGCCGATCATGGATAAACAAGGCATCAGCATACTGCAACAGCTTGTTCGCTTACATCAGCCTGTCAAAATACTTGAAATCGGTACAGCGATCGGGTATTCTGCTTTAAGGATGTTAGAAGCACATCCACAAGCATCCATCGTTACGGTGGAACGAGATCAACAAATGTATGAAAGAGCCATTCATAATATTGAAAGGCAACAGAAGCAACAAAATGTTGATGTGATTTTGGGGGATGCCTTGGAAAAGGAAACAGAAATTCTTGCTAAAGGACCGTATAATATCATCTTCATTGATGCAGCCAAAGGTCAGTATCGTCGCTTTTTCGAGAGTTATCTACCAGCCTTAAAAAGTAACGGTATGATTATTACCGATAATGTCCTCTTCAGAGGATTAGTGGCAGACGCATCTGAGGCGCCCAAAAGGCTACAAAATCTGGCGAACAAAATTGATCAGTATAATCAATGGTTATTGCAACATCCAAGCTTTCATACCACTATTTTGCCAGTGGGGGATGGTATAGCTATCAGCATAAAAAAGAATGAGTAG
- a CDS encoding YrrS family protein, producing the protein MSDEFGKITRKNRFEKKRTNTKAITWLTAIGGVLAVLIITLVMVGGGNQVEPTASGENSADNEPDNHELDNQSDESTDMSPDEEASEEELAVVEDEESQNQKDANEESDEEASSNEETETQQVESNDSNVSEAYEGNWQPVDSEQTEPAMTFEKGSVDWQEMKKAVEVATGIPVGEQVVWYLGRAGNQQAEATVSPTSNQDQTYRVSLKWAEGQGWQPTLVEELMENDKKT; encoded by the coding sequence ATGTCAGATGAATTTGGAAAAATTACGAGGAAAAATCGCTTCGAAAAGAAAAGAACAAATACGAAAGCAATCACGTGGTTAACCGCAATTGGTGGCGTATTGGCAGTTCTTATTATAACGCTTGTAATGGTTGGTGGTGGAAATCAAGTGGAACCAACTGCATCAGGAGAGAACAGTGCTGACAATGAACCAGACAATCATGAATTGGATAACCAGTCTGATGAATCTACTGACATGTCACCTGACGAAGAGGCAAGCGAAGAGGAATTAGCAGTCGTAGAAGATGAAGAAAGTCAAAATCAAAAAGATGCAAATGAAGAATCAGACGAAGAAGCATCTTCTAATGAAGAAACAGAAACACAACAAGTAGAATCAAATGACAGTAATGTTAGTGAGGCATACGAAGGGAATTGGCAACCAGTTGACTCAGAACAAACAGAACCAGCGATGACGTTTGAGAAAGGATCTGTAGATTGGCAAGAGATGAAAAAAGCGGTCGAAGTAGCGACGGGCATACCAGTTGGAGAACAAGTAGTATGGTATCTCGGAAGAGCAGGAAATCAACAGGCAGAAGCTACCGTATCGCCTACTTCTAATCAGGACCAAACGTACCGAGTCTCCCTGAAATGGGCAGAAGGACAAGGCTGGCAGCCAACATTGGTAGAAGAATTAATGGAGAACGATAAAAAAACATAG
- the mltG gene encoding endolytic transglycosylase MltG: MSNEQDDSQKKNKLTYKEISQQNAKEASIARKIIIIVLLLLSIILIIGGYSAYKFVEKGVSPVDPNSEETINITIPLGSSSSEIAKILEEKGVISNSLIYRFYVKFNNATGFQAGDYQLSPSMTLAEITAELETGSVQQDAVLRVTVPEGRNIEEIATIFADNAGIDQEAFLEKMNDQEYIKQLIDKYPTILTDEILNESIKYPLEGYLFPATYEFFSESPTIDKIITKMLEKTNNVVLAHYDQIEESDYNVHQVLTFASLVEEEAPTPEDRKKIADVFYNRMASDMPLQTDPTVIYAHGEHIPRLTYDHYEIDSPYNTYKVKGLPVGPISNFGESSITAVLKPDENDYLFFLADSEGTVHYSKSYEEHQELEKKYIHNQ, from the coding sequence ATGAGTAACGAACAAGATGACAGCCAAAAGAAAAACAAGCTTACATATAAAGAAATCTCACAACAGAATGCGAAAGAAGCAAGTATCGCAAGAAAAATTATAATTATTGTGCTGTTGCTATTATCGATTATACTGATAATCGGTGGTTACAGTGCGTATAAATTTGTCGAAAAAGGTGTATCACCAGTAGATCCAAATAGTGAAGAAACTATTAACATCACAATTCCTTTAGGATCTTCCAGTTCCGAAATCGCAAAAATATTGGAAGAAAAAGGAGTTATCTCCAATAGTTTAATTTACAGGTTTTATGTCAAGTTTAATAATGCGACAGGATTTCAAGCTGGTGACTATCAATTATCACCTTCTATGACACTTGCAGAAATAACAGCAGAGTTAGAAACAGGCTCAGTTCAGCAAGATGCTGTATTGCGTGTAACAGTACCAGAAGGAAGAAATATAGAAGAAATTGCAACAATATTTGCAGATAATGCAGGAATCGATCAGGAAGCCTTTTTGGAAAAGATGAATGATCAGGAATATATCAAGCAATTGATCGATAAATACCCGACTATTCTAACGGATGAGATACTGAATGAATCGATTAAATATCCATTAGAGGGTTATTTATTCCCTGCAACCTATGAATTCTTCAGTGAGAGTCCAACTATTGATAAGATCATTACAAAAATGCTGGAGAAGACAAATAATGTTGTATTGGCACATTATGATCAAATTGAGGAATCTGATTATAATGTACATCAAGTGCTGACGTTTGCTTCGCTGGTAGAAGAGGAAGCACCTACACCAGAGGACAGAAAGAAAATAGCAGATGTATTCTATAATCGAATGGCAAGTGATATGCCATTGCAAACAGACCCAACAGTTATTTATGCGCATGGAGAACATATTCCACGTTTAACTTATGATCATTACGAAATCGATTCTCCATACAATACGTACAAGGTAAAAGGCTTACCGGTTGGCCCGATTTCCAACTTCGGTGAAAGCTCAATAACAGCAGTGTTAAAACCAGACGAGAATGATTATCTCTTTTTCTTAGCTGATTCAGAAGGAACGGTACATTATTCCAAGTCCTATGAAGAGCATCAGGAGTTAGAAAAAAAATACATTCATAACCAATAA
- the greA gene encoding transcription elongation factor GreA → MPEEKEFFMTEEGLKKLEDELEYLKTERRQEVVERIKIARDFGDLSENSEYDAAKDEQAFVESRIVQVENMIRNAVIITDEDANPDVVSLGRTITFQELPDGEEESYTIVGSAEADPFEGKISNDSPIAKSLLGHSIGEEVVVPTPAGDLNVKILKVQ, encoded by the coding sequence ATGCCAGAAGAAAAAGAATTTTTTATGACAGAAGAAGGACTAAAAAAGCTTGAAGATGAATTAGAATATTTGAAAACAGAGCGACGGCAAGAAGTCGTGGAACGAATTAAAATTGCCAGAGATTTTGGTGATTTATCAGAGAACTCGGAATATGATGCAGCTAAAGATGAACAAGCATTTGTAGAATCACGTATCGTTCAAGTGGAGAATATGATCCGCAATGCGGTTATCATCACAGATGAAGATGCCAATCCAGATGTCGTTTCATTAGGAAGAACCATCACGTTTCAAGAATTACCTGATGGTGAAGAGGAAAGCTATACCATTGTAGGTAGTGCGGAGGCAGACCCGTTCGAAGGGAAAATCTCAAATGATTCACCAATCGCCAAAAGCTTATTAGGTCATTCCATTGGTGAAGAGGTCGTTGTTCCTACTCCTGCTGGTGATCTGAATGTCAAAATTTTAAAAGTACAATAA
- a CDS encoding AI-2E family transporter: MTNQKKVSIALRLVILCLAVLFLYLMYILFPFYKNVLVVAFHILTPFLIAGLIAYLLHPLVEKIHSWHIPRPVAIVCIYLLFFGLVGYGVYRSFPTWMKQIQDIQQNLPSYVDAYRSFIYGLYSQTSFMPEGFHDNLDEFLQNLETSIGEKITILLKNIPMLFDAFVMLAVIPILAFYFLKDYRRLQKSLLKLIPSRWQVFTKTLARDMEESLGQYIRGQILVCFLVGLVSYFLLKWIGMSYTVVLATIIGFTNFIPYFGPIIGAIPAVLIAFTVSTEKVLYVILAVLVVQVLEGNLLSPFIVGKSIHIHPVYIILTLFIAAKTVGVVGMILAVPLLAVGRVAIPMIYKQVKAIDR, translated from the coding sequence ATGACTAATCAGAAAAAAGTCAGTATCGCTCTGAGACTTGTCATATTATGTTTGGCTGTATTATTTTTGTACTTAATGTATATCCTCTTTCCTTTTTATAAAAATGTTTTAGTAGTAGCGTTCCACATCTTGACGCCTTTTTTAATAGCTGGATTAATTGCATACTTGTTACATCCGCTCGTGGAAAAGATTCATAGCTGGCATATCCCGCGACCCGTTGCGATTGTGTGCATTTACTTATTATTTTTCGGACTGGTCGGTTATGGAGTCTATCGTTCTTTTCCCACTTGGATGAAACAAATTCAGGATATTCAGCAGAATCTGCCTTCTTATGTGGATGCTTACCGTTCGTTTATTTATGGTTTATATAGCCAGACTTCCTTTATGCCCGAAGGATTTCACGATAATTTAGACGAATTCTTACAAAATCTTGAGACATCTATCGGTGAAAAAATTACGATTCTGTTAAAAAATATTCCGATGCTTTTCGATGCGTTTGTCATGCTGGCGGTAATACCAATCCTGGCATTTTATTTTTTAAAAGACTACCGGCGATTGCAAAAAAGTCTACTAAAACTAATTCCATCCAGATGGCAGGTGTTTACCAAAACTTTAGCTCGAGATATGGAAGAAAGCCTAGGTCAATATATTCGTGGTCAAATATTAGTTTGTTTTTTAGTAGGTCTGGTCAGTTATTTTCTTCTTAAGTGGATCGGCATGAGTTATACAGTTGTATTGGCAACGATTATTGGCTTTACTAATTTCATTCCGTACTTTGGACCAATTATCGGGGCCATACCAGCCGTGCTGATTGCATTTACTGTTTCTACAGAGAAAGTGTTATACGTTATCCTGGCAGTACTGGTTGTCCAGGTGTTAGAGGGCAATTTGCTGTCACCTTTTATAGTAGGGAAAAGCATTCATATTCACCCTGTGTACATTATCTTAACGTTATTTATTGCGGCCAAAACTGTTGGTGTTGTCGGCATGATCCTGGCAGTTCCATTGTTAGCTGTTGGAAGGGTAGCGATACCGATGATTTATAAACAAGTGAAAGCAATTGACAGATAG